In a genomic window of Thiosocius teredinicola:
- a CDS encoding aminoglycoside phosphotransferase family protein: MRIPFTDPAAGRIAAGLAAWTKPKGTSSADSEVLSLVARHFDLRQPTGISVKPLAITNNSSLFRVSGETLPSDILVKRVNTHDADRQYRSLVEIGESFRDPYFCVPRAIGYDLPEQTIFMEHVDGPDLRRLLLAGDDPKYDKDRSVEMAGQWLRAFHSINVATPSPIDVDKKLRNVRRALDRVRVHYENDPRLNAVIRQFFADAEQLQELPVPTGIIHGDCKPANLLFGAERVAGIDFRDGARGPQVMDVAQFVNNLRLLGIHPLGIRHMRRTENWVRIFLQAYRQPPYDFPEEALRWLRLHHYLRHWSEERLRGSWKGRLQASWLRKQIIALTHQIDRDAH, translated from the coding sequence GTGAGAATTCCATTTACCGATCCAGCTGCAGGAAGAATTGCGGCCGGACTCGCGGCGTGGACAAAACCGAAAGGCACATCTAGCGCCGACAGCGAGGTATTGTCGCTCGTCGCCCGCCACTTCGACCTGCGTCAGCCAACGGGCATATCTGTAAAGCCCTTGGCCATCACCAACAATTCCAGCCTCTTCCGCGTCAGCGGCGAAACGCTTCCATCCGACATCCTGGTCAAGCGCGTCAATACGCACGACGCCGACCGTCAATACCGATCACTCGTCGAGATTGGTGAGTCATTTCGCGACCCGTATTTCTGTGTGCCACGTGCGATCGGTTACGACCTTCCCGAACAAACGATTTTCATGGAGCACGTCGATGGACCGGATCTGCGAAGACTACTGCTCGCCGGTGACGATCCGAAGTACGACAAAGACCGCTCGGTCGAAATGGCTGGTCAGTGGCTCCGGGCTTTTCACAGCATCAATGTGGCGACGCCTTCCCCCATCGACGTAGATAAGAAGCTAAGAAATGTCCGCCGAGCCCTTGATCGCGTACGAGTACATTATGAGAACGACCCCCGGTTGAATGCCGTTATCCGCCAGTTCTTCGCTGATGCTGAACAGCTGCAGGAGCTACCAGTTCCCACGGGGATCATTCATGGCGATTGCAAACCAGCGAACCTTCTGTTCGGGGCGGAGCGTGTAGCAGGCATCGACTTCCGTGACGGCGCCCGCGGCCCCCAAGTCATGGATGTGGCGCAGTTCGTCAACAACCTACGTCTGCTCGGCATTCATCCGCTTGGCATCCGACACATGCGGCGAACGGAGAATTGGGTACGGATTTTTCTTCAAGCCTACCGCCAGCCGCCATATGACTTTCCCGAAGAGGCTTTGCGCTGGCTGCGGTTGCATCATTACCTTCGTCACTGGAGCGAAGAGCGACTGCGCGGTTCGTGGAAAGGCAGGCTTCAGGCCTCTTGGCTGAGGAAACAGATTATCGCTCTGACACACCAGATTGACCGCGACGCACACTGA
- a CDS encoding GNAT family N-acetyltransferase: MTEEVTVRRIRFDDPADARQYVDLLDAYARDPMGGGTALPDEVRERLPGDLASHPTAHGLFAEIDAAPVGFATCFLGYSTFRAQPLLNIHDIAVLPTWRGRSVAKILLEGIVDLARSLDCCRVTLEVREDNPRAQSVYRAAGFSPADCSLFMTKSIDR, encoded by the coding sequence ATGACTGAAGAAGTGACCGTACGACGCATCCGCTTCGACGACCCAGCCGATGCTCGACAGTATGTCGATTTACTCGATGCCTATGCGCGCGATCCGATGGGTGGCGGCACTGCGCTGCCGGATGAAGTCCGCGAGCGCCTGCCCGGCGACCTGGCGAGCCATCCAACCGCGCATGGTCTGTTTGCCGAAATCGACGCCGCACCGGTTGGCTTCGCGACCTGTTTTCTCGGCTACTCCACGTTTCGCGCGCAGCCGTTGCTGAATATCCACGACATCGCCGTACTGCCGACGTGGCGCGGCAGATCGGTCGCCAAGATACTGCTGGAAGGGATCGTCGATCTCGCACGTTCACTCGATTGTTGTCGGGTCACCCTCGAAGTGCGCGAAGACAACCCGCGCGCGCAGTCGGTCTATCGCGCAGCGGGATTCAGTCCGGCCGACTGCAGCTTGTTCATGACCAAGTCGATCGATCGATAA
- a CDS encoding ATP-binding protein codes for MTDADQFFARANRLLERWEAQIDGRAQPPDWTYDAYRWRHDRRGVRLVPVRHPHRVDLKDLLCMERQKAEVVRNTAQFVARKPANNVLLWGARGTGKSTLIKAVFNNFVDQGLRLIEVEKEHLVDLVEIVETLEGRQERFLLYCDDLSFEADDAGYKSLKAVLEGSIAAPADNVLIYASSNRRHLLPEMKAENLDVHQVDGEIHPGEAIEEKVSLSERFGLWLSFYPFTQDEYLQIVEHWLAQLDAGSCDDEATRLAAVQWAGQRGSRSGRVARQFAVDQAGRHD; via the coding sequence ATGACCGATGCCGACCAATTCTTCGCCCGGGCCAACCGTCTGCTGGAACGCTGGGAGGCCCAGATAGACGGCCGCGCGCAGCCGCCTGATTGGACCTACGATGCCTACCGCTGGCGCCACGACCGGCGCGGCGTACGGCTGGTGCCCGTCCGCCATCCACATCGGGTCGACCTCAAAGACCTGCTGTGCATGGAGCGACAAAAAGCCGAGGTGGTGCGCAACACGGCACAGTTCGTCGCGCGCAAGCCGGCCAACAACGTGCTGCTGTGGGGTGCACGCGGCACCGGCAAGTCGACCCTGATCAAGGCGGTGTTCAATAACTTCGTCGATCAAGGCCTGCGCCTGATCGAAGTCGAAAAGGAGCATCTGGTCGACCTGGTGGAGATCGTCGAAACACTCGAAGGCCGCCAGGAGCGCTTCCTGCTGTACTGCGACGACCTGTCGTTCGAGGCCGATGACGCCGGCTACAAATCCCTTAAAGCGGTCCTCGAAGGTTCGATCGCTGCACCGGCCGACAACGTGCTGATCTACGCCAGTTCAAATCGTCGTCACCTGTTGCCCGAGATGAAGGCCGAGAACCTAGACGTGCACCAGGTCGACGGCGAAATCCACCCCGGCGAGGCAATCGAGGAGAAGGTGTCCTTATCAGAACGCTTCGGCCTGTGGTTGTCGTTCTATCCGTTCACCCAGGACGAGTACCTGCAGATCGTCGAGCACTGGCTGGCCCAGCTGGATGCAGGAAGCTGCGACGATGAAGCGACACGATTGGCCGCAGTGCAGTGGGCCGGCCAACGCGGTTCGCGCAGCGGACGGGTCGCTCGTCAGTTTGCCGTCGATCAGGCAGGTCGACATGACTGA
- a CDS encoding sulfur globule family protein yields the protein MKLIIAMVAMLATAHAWSFWGWNDASGFGSGYNNGFADGIGDADFTFDMTFSASMRGNGYGSGNGNGHGYGSGHGYNRYVPYYGAPYGYLPPMPQPGAPAAPQAEAQ from the coding sequence ATGAAACTGATCATCGCAATGGTTGCCATGCTGGCTACGGCACATGCGTGGTCCTTCTGGGGCTGGAACGACGCGAGTGGTTTCGGCAGCGGTTACAACAACGGCTTCGCTGACGGTATTGGCGACGCCGATTTCACGTTCGATATGACGTTCTCGGCCTCGATGCGTGGCAACGGGTATGGATCGGGTAACGGCAACGGCCACGGATACGGCTCGGGACACGGCTACAACCGCTATGTCCCTTACTATGGCGCGCCTTACGGTTATCTACCCCCGATGCCGCAGCCGGGTGCTCCGGCGGCACCGCAGGCAGAAGCGCAATAG
- the ettA gene encoding energy-dependent translational throttle protein EttA gives MAQYIYTMNRVSKIVPPKRQILRDISLSFFPGAKIGVLGLNGAGKSTLLRIMAGVDTDIDGEARPQPGIKVGYLPQEPQLDPNKDVRGNIEEALSHITDAQAELDKVYAAYAEPDADFDALAKRQGELENILQASDGHNLERQLDVAADALRLPPWDADVTKLSGGERRRVALCKLLLSQPDMLLLDEPTNHLDAESVAWLERFLHDYSGTVVAVTHDRYFLDNVAGWILELDRGHGIPWEGNYSSWLEQKENRLELEEKQEQGRIKAMKEELEWVRSNPKGRQAKSKARLARFEELQNQDFQKRNETNEIYIPPGERLGDLVIEANGLQKSFGDKLLYKDLTFNLPKGGIVGIIGPNGAGKTTLFRMLTGDEKPDSGELRIGDTVKIAAVDQSRDSLDDKKTVWQEISDDQEIITVGNFQMPSRAYCSRFNFRGSDQQKKVGDLSGGERNRVHLAKLLKSGGNVLLLDEPTNDLDVETLRALEEALLAFPGCAVVISHDRWFLDRIATHILAFEGDSEVVWYEGNFADYEEDKKRRLGDEAINPHRIKYKRIDA, from the coding sequence ATGGCCCAATACATTTACACCATGAATCGCGTCAGCAAGATCGTGCCGCCGAAACGGCAGATTCTGCGAGACATCTCTTTGTCGTTTTTCCCCGGCGCCAAGATCGGCGTGCTCGGCCTGAACGGCGCGGGTAAATCGACATTGTTGCGCATCATGGCAGGAGTCGATACCGATATCGATGGCGAGGCCCGCCCTCAGCCCGGAATCAAGGTCGGGTATCTGCCGCAAGAGCCGCAGCTCGATCCGAACAAAGATGTACGCGGCAATATTGAAGAGGCCCTAAGTCACATTACCGATGCGCAGGCCGAGCTCGACAAGGTATACGCCGCCTATGCTGAGCCGGATGCCGATTTCGACGCACTGGCCAAACGCCAGGGCGAACTGGAGAACATCCTGCAGGCATCGGACGGTCATAACCTCGAGCGTCAACTCGACGTTGCGGCTGATGCATTGCGCCTGCCCCCTTGGGACGCCGATGTCACCAAGCTTTCGGGTGGCGAGCGTCGTCGTGTGGCGCTGTGCAAACTGCTGCTGTCGCAACCCGACATGCTGCTGCTCGACGAACCGACCAACCACCTGGATGCCGAGTCCGTCGCCTGGCTCGAGCGTTTCCTGCACGATTACTCCGGCACTGTGGTTGCGGTTACCCACGACCGCTACTTCCTCGACAACGTTGCCGGTTGGATTCTGGAACTCGACCGCGGCCACGGTATTCCGTGGGAAGGCAACTATTCATCCTGGCTGGAACAGAAAGAGAACCGCCTCGAACTGGAAGAAAAGCAGGAACAAGGCCGCATCAAGGCCATGAAAGAAGAACTGGAGTGGGTTCGCTCGAATCCGAAAGGGCGTCAGGCAAAAAGCAAGGCCCGCCTCGCCCGATTCGAAGAACTCCAGAACCAGGACTTCCAGAAGCGCAATGAAACCAACGAAATCTACATTCCGCCCGGCGAACGCCTCGGCGACCTGGTGATCGAAGCCAACGGCCTGCAAAAATCGTTTGGCGACAAACTGCTGTACAAGGATCTGACCTTCAACCTGCCGAAAGGCGGCATCGTCGGGATCATCGGCCCGAATGGCGCGGGTAAAACGACACTGTTCCGCATGTTGACCGGTGACGAGAAGCCTGACTCGGGCGAATTGCGCATCGGCGACACCGTCAAAATCGCTGCAGTCGACCAGAGCCGCGATTCACTGGATGACAAAAAGACCGTCTGGCAGGAGATCTCAGACGATCAGGAAATCATCACGGTCGGCAACTTCCAGATGCCGTCACGCGCATACTGCTCGCGTTTCAACTTCCGTGGTTCGGATCAGCAGAAGAAGGTCGGTGACCTGTCCGGCGGTGAACGCAACCGCGTACATCTGGCAAAGCTGCTGAAATCCGGCGGCAACGTGTTGCTGCTCGACGAACCGACCAACGACCTCGACGTCGAAACCCTGCGCGCGCTTGAAGAGGCCTTGCTGGCCTTTCCCGGCTGCGCAGTGGTGATCTCGCACGATCGCTGGTTCCTCGACCGCATCGCGACCCACATCCTGGCATTCGAAGGCGATTCGGAAGTGGTCTGGTACGAAGGCAACTTTGCCGACTATGAAGAAGACAAGAAACGCCGGCTTGGCGACGAGGCGATCAACCCGCATCGCATCAAGTACAAGCGCATCGACGCCTGA
- a CDS encoding GGDEF domain-containing protein codes for MRGAADAADDKPMKRTAFLFALVAVGLFGLLLGGWFTPGFDLSAQGQPPAPQTETVAVTGVSLVSVALLLAAVLMIVASLALLWQVRRLKADNGTRDPATGLYRQSYVDEAVSNQMARDDRSGRSQLAVVRIQIDYLDDVERRYGEQAVETLIEFAGRQLRGQTREGDLPVREHDGGDFTVYLQCEELTQAEAFCRRLAMMLSREQLEFRGDIVKITASMGVVLREPGEPLTDLRERAGAKLAEARTNGDHRRIVA; via the coding sequence ATGAGAGGCGCTGCGGATGCTGCAGACGATAAGCCGATGAAACGCACAGCGTTTTTGTTTGCCTTGGTCGCGGTCGGCTTGTTCGGTCTGTTGCTCGGTGGGTGGTTCACACCGGGGTTCGACCTGAGCGCACAAGGGCAGCCACCTGCACCGCAGACCGAAACCGTTGCGGTTACTGGCGTCTCGCTCGTTTCGGTCGCACTGCTGCTCGCTGCGGTCCTGATGATCGTCGCTTCGTTGGCGCTGCTATGGCAGGTTCGCCGTTTGAAGGCGGACAATGGCACGCGCGATCCGGCCACCGGCCTGTATCGCCAGTCGTACGTCGATGAGGCGGTTTCCAACCAGATGGCGCGCGACGATCGCAGCGGGCGCAGCCAGCTCGCGGTAGTGCGCATCCAGATCGATTATCTCGACGATGTTGAGCGTCGCTACGGCGAACAGGCGGTAGAGACGCTGATCGAGTTCGCCGGTCGCCAACTGCGTGGCCAGACGCGCGAAGGCGACCTGCCGGTGCGCGAGCACGATGGCGGCGATTTCACCGTGTATCTGCAGTGCGAGGAGCTGACGCAGGCCGAGGCATTCTGCCGGCGTCTGGCGATGATGTTGTCGCGCGAGCAGCTGGAGTTCCGCGGCGATATCGTCAAGATCACGGCCAGCATGGGCGTGGTGTTGCGTGAGCCGGGTGAGCCGCTGACCGATCTGCGCGAGCGCGCCGGGGCCAAGTTGGCGGAAGCGCGAACTAACGGCGATCACCGCCGCATTGTCGCCTGA
- a CDS encoding class I SAM-dependent methyltransferase, translated as MHASSHDHPSYAPRVKHSLEKAEAYLERRPEKHRKEMRLIEAAFDSLAPIHTVLDAPCGVGRASIWLAQQGYDVTGVDLGEAALRVAAEQVKAAGVHVRIEAQNVFDMAYADRTFDAVLCFRLLHHFADPAQRREMIKEMCRVADRYVVMSYHSPWSIATVRRRIRNRISGKPIRQHPASRDEMVSAFAAEGFTLHHHSEWSPFLHSLQLAVFERR; from the coding sequence ATGCACGCAAGCTCTCACGATCACCCGTCCTACGCGCCACGCGTCAAGCATAGCCTTGAAAAAGCCGAGGCCTACCTCGAGCGTCGCCCTGAAAAACATCGCAAGGAGATGCGGCTGATCGAAGCGGCGTTCGATTCGCTCGCGCCGATCCACACGGTACTCGATGCACCGTGCGGTGTTGGGCGCGCATCGATCTGGTTGGCACAACAGGGTTATGACGTCACCGGCGTCGATCTCGGTGAGGCTGCCCTGAGAGTCGCGGCTGAGCAGGTCAAAGCAGCCGGTGTTCACGTCAGAATCGAGGCACAGAATGTCTTCGACATGGCCTATGCAGACCGTACTTTCGACGCGGTCCTGTGTTTTCGTCTGCTGCATCACTTTGCCGACCCGGCCCAGCGTCGCGAGATGATCAAAGAGATGTGCCGCGTTGCCGACCGTTACGTGGTGATGTCGTACCACTCACCCTGGTCGATCGCCACCGTGAGACGCCGTATCCGCAACCGCATCAGCGGCAAACCAATACGGCAGCATCCGGCGTCGCGCGACGAGATGGTGTCGGCGTTCGCCGCAGAAGGTTTCACCCTTCACCATCACAGCGAATGGTCGCCGTTTCTGCACTCGCTGCAACTGGCGGTGTTCGAGCGTCGCTGA
- the folD gene encoding bifunctional methylenetetrahydrofolate dehydrogenase/methenyltetrahydrofolate cyclohydrolase FolD, with translation MSAQILDGKAIAADLREKIKHRVAERLASGQSAPGLVVVLVGENPASQVYVRNKQKACEQVGFHSELIELPKETSQDELLRLIDELNGRNEVDGILVQLPLPEQIDEDAVTERILPTKDVDGFHPYNIGRLVLRQPILRPCTPRGVMTMLERTGIDLVGKDAVIIGQSNIVGRPMFLELLMARCTVTVCHSKTKDLAGKVGAADIVVAAVGVPKFVKADWVKPGAIVIDVGINRLDDGTLCGDVDTGPVSEVASWITPVPGGVGPMTIATLLENTLQAAELHAEQNA, from the coding sequence ATGAGCGCACAGATTCTCGACGGCAAGGCCATCGCCGCCGACCTCCGCGAAAAGATCAAGCACCGCGTCGCCGAGCGGCTCGCCTCCGGGCAGAGCGCTCCGGGTCTTGTGGTGGTGCTGGTCGGCGAAAACCCGGCATCCCAGGTCTATGTGCGCAACAAACAGAAGGCCTGCGAACAAGTCGGCTTCCATTCCGAACTGATCGAACTCCCCAAGGAGACCAGCCAGGACGAACTCCTCCGACTGATCGACGAGCTGAACGGCCGCAACGAGGTCGACGGCATCCTGGTGCAGCTTCCGCTGCCTGAGCAGATCGACGAAGATGCGGTGACCGAGCGCATCCTGCCGACCAAGGACGTCGATGGGTTTCATCCGTACAACATCGGCCGCCTGGTGCTGCGCCAGCCGATCCTGCGCCCGTGCACGCCGAGAGGCGTGATGACGATGCTCGAACGCACCGGTATCGATCTGGTGGGTAAGGACGCGGTCATCATCGGGCAATCCAATATTGTCGGCCGACCGATGTTTCTCGAGCTGTTGATGGCACGTTGCACCGTCACCGTGTGCCACAGCAAGACCAAGGATCTGGCCGGCAAGGTCGGCGCGGCGGATATCGTCGTCGCCGCCGTCGGTGTTCCGAAGTTCGTCAAAGCGGATTGGGTAAAACCGGGCGCGATTGTGATCGATGTCGGCATCAACCGGCTGGATGACGGCACGCTGTGCGGCGACGTCGACACCGGCCCGGTCAGCGAGGTCGCCTCGTGGATCACACCGGTGCCCGGCGGCGTCGGACCGATGACCATCGCCACCTTGCTGGAAAACACGCTGCAAGCCGCGGAGCTTCACGCCGAGCAAAACGCCTGA
- the glyA gene encoding serine hydroxymethyltransferase, whose translation MFSKDMKIEGYDDELFAAIKAEERRQEEHIELIASENYTSPRVMEAQGSVLTNKYAEGYPAKRYYGGCEYVDKAEQLAIDRAKKLFGADYANVQPHSGSQANSAVFMALCQPGDTILGMSLAHGGHLTHGAKPNFSGKIYNAVQYGLNPETGEIDYDEVERLAREHKPKMIIAGFSAYSRIVDWQRFRAIADEVGAYLFVDMAHIAGLVAAGIYPSPVQIADVTTTTTHKTLRGPRAGLILAKANEEVEKKLNSAVFPGGQGGPLMHAIAAKAVAFKEAMEPAFVEYQKQVVKNAQVMAQVFMDRGYDVVSKGTDDHLFLVSFIEAGLTGKDVDAWLGAANITVNKNAVPNDPQSPFVTSGIRVGTPAVTTRGFGENECRDLAGWMCDVIDARGSDEVIAKVKDKVLTICSNYPVYR comes from the coding sequence ATGTTCAGCAAAGACATGAAGATTGAAGGCTACGATGACGAGCTTTTTGCAGCCATCAAAGCCGAGGAGCGTCGGCAGGAAGAACACATCGAACTGATCGCCTCCGAGAACTACACCAGCCCGCGCGTGATGGAGGCCCAGGGTTCGGTGCTGACCAACAAGTACGCCGAAGGTTATCCGGCCAAGCGTTATTACGGCGGCTGTGAATACGTCGATAAGGCCGAGCAACTCGCTATCGATCGTGCCAAGAAGCTGTTTGGCGCCGACTATGCCAACGTGCAGCCGCACTCCGGCTCGCAGGCCAACTCGGCGGTGTTCATGGCGCTGTGTCAGCCGGGCGACACCATCCTCGGTATGAGCCTGGCGCATGGCGGCCACCTGACGCATGGCGCCAAGCCGAACTTTTCCGGCAAGATCTATAACGCCGTGCAGTATGGCCTGAATCCGGAGACCGGCGAGATCGATTACGACGAGGTCGAGCGACTCGCGCGTGAGCACAAGCCGAAGATGATCATCGCCGGTTTCTCGGCCTACTCGCGCATCGTCGATTGGCAGCGCTTCCGCGCCATCGCCGACGAGGTCGGAGCCTACCTGTTCGTCGACATGGCACACATCGCCGGTCTGGTCGCTGCCGGCATCTACCCGAGCCCGGTTCAAATCGCCGACGTCACCACGACGACGACGCACAAGACCCTGCGCGGCCCGCGTGCCGGCCTGATCCTGGCCAAAGCCAATGAAGAGGTCGAGAAGAAGCTCAACTCGGCGGTCTTCCCCGGTGGGCAGGGCGGCCCGCTGATGCATGCCATCGCGGCCAAGGCGGTAGCGTTCAAAGAGGCGATGGAGCCGGCGTTCGTCGAATATCAGAAGCAGGTCGTCAAGAACGCGCAGGTCATGGCGCAGGTGTTCATGGATCGCGGCTACGATGTCGTATCCAAGGGTACCGACGATCACCTGTTCCTGGTCAGCTTCATCGAGGCCGGCCTGACCGGTAAAGACGTCGACGCCTGGCTGGGCGCGGCCAACATCACGGTCAACAAAAACGCCGTGCCCAACGATCCGCAATCGCCGTTCGTCACGTCGGGTATCCGTGTCGGCACGCCGGCCGTCACCACGCGTGGCTTCGGCGAAAACGAGTGCCGCGACCTGGCGGGCTGGATGTGCGATGTGATCGACGCGCGCGGCAGTGATGAGGTCATCGCCAAGGTCAAAGACAAGGTGTTGACCATCTGCAGCAACTACCCGGTCTATCGCTGA
- the nrdR gene encoding transcriptional regulator NrdR has protein sequence MRCPFCGAQDTKVVDSRLHGDGDQVRRRRECTVCKERFTTYEGAELNLPRVVKSDGRRVIFDGRKLRAGIERALEKRPVSTEATDAAINHIMRKLMAGGEAEVSSRKIGELVMDELKGLDQVAFVRFASVYRQFEDVNAFREEIEKLEKQLSPEARRHQLDLLDPEK, from the coding sequence ATGCGTTGCCCCTTCTGCGGCGCCCAGGACACCAAGGTCGTCGACTCGCGCCTGCACGGCGACGGCGACCAGGTGCGGCGTCGCCGTGAATGCACCGTTTGCAAGGAACGCTTCACGACCTACGAAGGCGCCGAGTTGAACCTGCCGCGGGTGGTCAAGAGCGACGGGCGGCGGGTTATCTTCGATGGGCGCAAGCTGCGCGCCGGCATCGAACGCGCACTCGAAAAGCGTCCCGTTTCGACCGAGGCCACCGATGCCGCCATCAATCACATCATGCGTAAACTGATGGCCGGCGGTGAGGCCGAGGTGTCTTCGCGCAAGATCGGCGAGCTGGTCATGGATGAGCTCAAGGGCTTGGACCAGGTCGCCTTCGTGCGCTTTGCCTCGGTCTACCGCCAGTTCGAAGACGTCAACGCGTTTCGCGAAGAGATCGAGAAGCTGGAGAAGCAGCTGTCGCCCGAGGCGCGGCGTCACCAGCTCGACCTGCTCGATCCGGAAAAATGA
- the ribD gene encoding bifunctional diaminohydroxyphosphoribosylaminopyrimidine deaminase/5-amino-6-(5-phosphoribosylamino)uracil reductase RibD gives MTAVFNDDDHRYMARALRLAERGLYTTDPNPRVGCVLVRDGRVVGEGWHRKTGEPHAERIALAAAGDAARGATAYVTLEPCSHHGRTPPCADGLIEAGVARVVAAMTDPNPQVAGDGLQRLRDAGISVDVGLLKADAMALNPGFVKRMTSGVPLVRCKLAMSLDGRTAMASGESKWITGEDARRDVQLLRARSSAVLTGVLTVMADDPSMNVRLPVADLPGVESEAYLRQPLRVVLDTRLRTLPRARLLQLAGDVLIVCGQGASQDSEDELRAAGADVLRLPQLGGRIDLTALLKALAQRGINELLIESGATLAGSALSAGIVDELIVYMAPHLMGDAARGLVHLPGIERMAQRVALEFADVRRVGADLRLTLRPLARD, from the coding sequence ATGACCGCCGTATTTAACGACGACGATCATCGTTACATGGCGCGCGCACTGCGCCTGGCCGAACGCGGCCTGTACACCACCGATCCCAATCCGCGCGTCGGCTGCGTGCTGGTGAGAGACGGGCGGGTGGTCGGCGAGGGCTGGCACCGCAAGACCGGTGAGCCGCATGCCGAACGCATCGCGCTGGCTGCCGCCGGCGATGCCGCACGCGGCGCCACGGCCTATGTCACGCTCGAACCGTGCTCACACCACGGTCGCACACCGCCGTGTGCCGATGGCCTGATCGAAGCGGGCGTGGCGCGCGTTGTCGCGGCCATGACCGACCCCAATCCCCAAGTCGCCGGTGACGGTCTGCAACGCCTGCGCGATGCCGGCATCTCGGTAGATGTGGGCCTGCTCAAAGCGGATGCCATGGCGCTCAACCCCGGTTTCGTCAAGCGCATGACAAGCGGCGTGCCGCTGGTGCGCTGCAAGTTGGCGATGAGCCTCGACGGGCGCACCGCGATGGCCAGCGGCGAGAGCAAATGGATCACCGGCGAGGATGCGCGTCGCGATGTGCAATTGCTGCGCGCGCGCAGCAGCGCGGTGCTGACCGGCGTATTGACCGTCATGGCAGACGATCCGTCGATGAACGTTCGCCTGCCGGTGGCTGATCTGCCGGGCGTCGAGTCTGAAGCCTATCTGCGTCAGCCGCTGCGCGTCGTGCTCGATACCCGGCTGCGCACCTTGCCGCGTGCCCGCCTGCTGCAACTGGCGGGCGACGTACTGATCGTCTGCGGTCAGGGCGCGTCGCAAGACAGCGAAGACGAACTGCGTGCCGCCGGTGCCGACGTGTTGCGTCTGCCGCAACTGGGCGGACGTATCGATCTGACGGCGTTGCTCAAGGCGCTGGCGCAGCGCGGTATCAACGAGTTGTTGATCGAGAGCGGCGCCACGCTCGCCGGCAGTGCCCTGTCGGCAGGCATCGTGGACGAGTTGATCGTGTACATGGCGCCGCACCTGATGGGGGATGCCGCGCGTGGCCTGGTGCACCTGCCGGGTATCGAACGCATGGCGCAACGGGTGGCGCTTGAGTTTGCCGATGTGCGCCGGGTCGGTGCCGACCTGCGTCTGACACTGCGCCCACTGGCGCGCGATTGA
- a CDS encoding riboflavin synthase: MFTGIIQAIGEVADLQQRGGDVRLRVLTGKLDLSDVELGDSIAVNGVCLTAVDLPGDGFVADVSRETLSLTSLGQLGSGSKVNLEKALTLATRLGGHLVSGHVDGLGKVVERHDDARSVRFSIEAPTELARYIAHKGSITVDGTSLTVNAVDGCRFELNIVPHTLQETIMGGYGVGSKVNLEVDLVARYLERLLLGDKAAEPGAGSIDMDLLARTGFLKG; the protein is encoded by the coding sequence ATGTTCACGGGAATCATCCAGGCCATTGGCGAGGTCGCCGATCTGCAGCAGCGCGGCGGCGACGTGCGTCTGCGCGTTCTGACCGGCAAGCTGGATCTGTCGGATGTCGAGCTGGGCGACAGCATCGCGGTCAATGGCGTGTGCCTGACGGCGGTCGATCTGCCCGGCGACGGTTTCGTGGCCGACGTGTCGCGCGAAACATTGTCATTGACCAGCCTCGGCCAGCTCGGCTCAGGCAGCAAGGTCAATCTGGAAAAGGCGTTGACCCTGGCGACGCGCCTCGGTGGTCATTTGGTTAGCGGGCATGTCGACGGTCTGGGCAAGGTCGTCGAGCGCCACGACGATGCGCGTTCGGTGCGGTTTTCGATCGAGGCGCCGACGGAGTTGGCGCGCTACATCGCACACAAGGGTTCGATCACGGTCGACGGCACCAGCCTGACTGTCAACGCCGTCGACGGTTGCCGTTTCGAACTGAATATCGTGCCGCACACCCTGCAGGAAACCATCATGGGTGGCTATGGCGTCGGCAGTAAGGTCAATCTCGAGGTGGACCTGGTGGCACGCTATCTCGAACGCCTGTTGCTCGGCGACAAGGCGGCCGAACCAGGTGCTGGATCGATCGACATGGACCTGCTGGCGCGAACGGGCTTTCTTAAGGGCTGA